GCCTGAACCTTACCTCTTATTCTTCGGTGGATAATTTACCCTGAAGCTTCGATGCGTCAAAGCTTGGATCGGCCACAATATTTGTTGCGCCGGAAGCTCTCGCTTTTTCCAAAGATGCATTGTACCGGGTGTCCAGATCCTTGATAATGCTGTCCACATCTCCACCGGTGAAGACGAAGACTGAGAACGCATCGCTCCATTTGCTGCCTTCCAGTGATCCTTCTGTAATGGTCAGCGGGTTCGCCGGATAAATGGCGTCATAACGCTTCGGCAGGAAGCCTTCAATGCCGGGAATGCTTGGTTTTTTGCCGGAGCTGATGACTGTAGGGATCAGGGAGATGCCGTAGCCTTTTTCATAATATTCGCTCTGCAGACTGTCGCTGTACACATACTCCATGAACTTCCACGCTGCTTCCTTGTGCGTGCTGTCCGCGCTGATGCCGATGTAGGAGCCGCCGATGATCTGCGATGCGCCCTTGATCGTTCCGTCCGTAGTCGGTACAGCAACAGCAGCCCAATTAGCGGTGGTCGGGAACTGGTCTTTGTAGACGCCGGGCTCTGCGGAGTGGTTAATGTACATGCCGATTTTGCCTTGAGCGAACTGCGCACGCAGCGGATCGATATCCAGGCTCTCTACGCCCGGCAGCATGCTGCCGTCTTCATTCATCTGACGCAGGGCCAGCGCAATATCCTTGTACATGCTGAAGTCGAATTGGCCGGTCTTGTAATTGTAGCCGTCAATGCCGGTATTGTTGCTCGCGCCTGCTACGGTATTGGAGGCACGCCAGAAGCCGCTTGAGCTCTTGAACGGGCTGGCGAAGCCGTATACGCCGTCCTTTTTGCCGGTTTCGGTAATCTTTTTGGCAGCAGCAACCATCTCGTCCAGTGTTTTCGGAGGATTCTCAATACCCGCTTGCTTGAAGATATCTTTATTATAGATCAGTCTCCAGATCTGTCCGGTGTTGGGCAGGGTATAGGTCTTGCCGTCCACGGTGTTCTTGTTCTCCAGCAGGCTGTCCTTGAAGGTCTCCTTCATCTCGCTGCTCATATAGTCATTGATCGGGGCCATGTAGCCTTTTTTGTAATAGGTCTGGAAGTCATTAATCTGAAGCACATCAGGAGCCTGCTTACTGGCAAAAGCGATATCTACCGCCTGCGGATAATTGTCACCCATCACGGTCATTTCCACTTCGATGTTATCCTTGTTCGTCTTGTTGAACTCATCAATCTTGGATTTCATGAAATCGGCATCGTGACGGTCGGGTGTCCAGTAGAGGATTTTGGTTTTGCCGCCGCTTGCTGCTCCGTTGTCTCCCTTGGTGTCCGCCGGTTTGCTGTTACTTGCCGCG
This genomic interval from Paenibacillus sp. FSL H8-0332 contains the following:
- a CDS encoding sugar ABC transporter substrate-binding protein: MDKKWVVATMSTVLALSLAGCAADSNKEPAASNSKPADTKGDNGAASGGKTKILYWTPDRHDADFMKSKIDEFNKTNKDNIEVEMTVMGDNYPQAVDIAFASKQAPDVLQINDFQTYYKKGYMAPINDYMSSEMKETFKDSLLENKNTVDGKTYTLPNTGQIWRLIYNKDIFKQAGIENPPKTLDEMVAAAKKITETGKKDGVYGFASPFKSSSGFWRASNTVAGASNNTGIDGYNYKTGQFDFSMYKDIALALRQMNEDGSMLPGVESLDIDPLRAQFAQGKIGMYINHSAEPGVYKDQFPTTANWAAVAVPTTDGTIKGASQIIGGSYIGISADSTHKEAAWKFMEYVYSDSLQSEYYEKGYGISLIPTVISSGKKPSIPGIEGFLPKRYDAIYPANPLTITEGSLEGSKWSDAFSVFVFTGGDVDSIIKDLDTRYNASLEKARASGATNIVADPSFDASKLQGKLSTEE